From the genome of Phocoena phocoena chromosome 18, mPhoPho1.1, whole genome shotgun sequence, one region includes:
- the MAB21L1 gene encoding putative nucleotidyltransferase MAB21L1 — MIAAQAKLVYHLNKYYNEKCQARKAAIAKTIREVCKVVSDVLKEVEVQEPRFISSLNEMDNRYEGLEVISPTEFEVVLYLNQMGVFNFVDDGSLPGCAVLKLSDGRKRSMSLWVEFITASGYLSARKIRSRFQTLVAQAVDKCSYRDVVKMVADTSEVKLRIRDRYVVQITPAFKCTGIWPRSAAHWPLPHIPWPGPNRVAEVKAEGFNLLSKECHSLAGKQSSAESDAWVLQFAEAENRLQMGGCRKKCLSILKTLRDRHLELPGQPLNNYHMKTLVSYECEKHPRESDWDESCLGDRLNGILLQLISCLQCRRCPHYFLPNLDLFQGKPHSALENAAKQTWRLAREILTNPKSLEKL, encoded by the coding sequence ATGATCGCGGCCCAGGCCAAGCTGGTCTACCATCTGAATAAATACTACAACGAAAAATGCCAAGCCAGGAAAGCTGCCATTGCCAAAACTATCCGGGAAGTCTGCAAAGTAGTTTCCGACGTCCTGAAGGAGGTGGAAGTGCAGGAGCCCCGGTTCATCAGCTCTCTCAACGAGATGGACAATCGCTACGAGGGCCTCGAGGTCATCTCCCCCACCGAATTTGAAGTGGTGCTTTACCTTAACCAAATGGGGGTGTTCAACTTTGTGGACGACGGCTCGCTGCCCGGCTGCGCGGTGTTGAAGTTGAGCGACGGGCGCAAGAGAAGCATGTCCCTCTGGGTGGAATTCATTACCGCCTCCGGCTACCTCTCGGCGCGCAAAATCCGGTCCAGGTTTCAGACGCTGGTGGCTCAAGCGGTAGACAAATGTAGCTACAGGGATGTGGTAAAGATGGTGGCAGACACCAGCGAAGTGAAACTGAGAATCCGAGATAGGTACGTGGTGCAGATCACCCCGGCTTTTAAATGCACCGGGATCTGGCCCCGGAGTGCTGCCCACTGGCCACTTCCCCACATCCCCTGGCCGGGACCCAACAGGGTGGCGGAGGTCAAGGCGGAAGGGTTCAATCTCCTGTCCAAGGAGTGCCACTCCCTGGCCGGCAAGCAGAGCTCGGCCGAGAGCGACGCCTGGGTGCTGCAGTTCGCGGAGGCGGAGAACAGACTGCAGATGGGGGGCTGCAGGAAGAAATGCCTCTCCATCCTCAAAACCTTACGGGACCGTCACCTTGAACTGCCAGGCCAGCCCCTGAACAATTACCACATGAAGACTCTGGTTTCCTATGAGTGTGAAAAGCATCCCCGGGAGTCGGACTGGGACGAGTCTTGCCTGGGTGACCGGCTTAACGGGATTTTGCTGCAACTTATCTCCTGCCTGCAGTGCCGGCGGTGTCCTCACTACTTCCTACCGAACTTAGATCTGTTTCAAGGCAAACCTCACTCGGCTCTCGAGAACGCTGCCAAACAAACGTGGCGACTGGCAAGAGAGATCCTGACCAACCCGAAAAGTTTGGAAAAACTTTAG